Proteins encoded by one window of Marixanthomonas sp. SCSIO 43207:
- a CDS encoding acyloxyacyl hydrolase, protein MKYFFLFFLALNCCVIFSQEKKLKPFSLEADYLYGSILEHNPDIAHLITGHPRGLILTYNRKTYGFNEWERRYQYPDWGFTFTYQNMKNQYLGENYGLYGHYNWYFFNRNLVIRLGQGVAYTTNPYDRETNYINNAYGTRFLSTTFLKANYVKENLYKGLGFHAGFSIIHYSNANLRAPNNSTNTWAFNVGLSYLVDHEEFPEYIVKDDPPSSSHAEKLKYNFAFRFGWNESDVIGQGQYPFYVVSAFVDKRINYESTFQAGVDVFFAHFLKELIYYQSIAFPEYNLSGDEDYKRVGLFIGHELRFNKVAFVSQLGYYVYYPFDFENRVYNRLGLKRYFYKDKIFASVTVKAHWAKAEGVEFGIGVRL, encoded by the coding sequence ATGAAATACTTTTTTCTCTTTTTTCTAGCTTTAAACTGTTGTGTGATCTTTTCACAAGAAAAAAAGCTAAAACCATTCTCTCTTGAAGCCGATTATCTTTACGGAAGTATTCTAGAACACAATCCAGACATTGCTCATTTAATTACCGGCCATCCTCGAGGGCTTATACTTACCTATAACAGAAAAACATATGGATTTAATGAGTGGGAGCGTCGATACCAATATCCAGATTGGGGTTTTACATTCACTTACCAAAATATGAAAAACCAATATTTGGGTGAAAATTATGGATTGTATGGGCATTACAATTGGTATTTTTTTAATAGAAACTTAGTAATACGATTAGGTCAAGGAGTTGCTTATACAACCAATCCTTATGATAGGGAGACAAATTATATAAACAATGCCTACGGAACCCGCTTTTTAAGCACCACCTTTTTAAAAGCCAACTATGTAAAAGAAAACCTTTATAAAGGGTTAGGCTTTCACGCTGGTTTTTCTATTATTCACTATTCAAATGCCAATTTGAGAGCACCTAATAACAGTACAAATACTTGGGCCTTTAATGTTGGTCTTAGTTATTTGGTAGATCACGAAGAGTTTCCTGAATATATTGTAAAAGATGATCCACCAAGCTCTTCACATGCCGAAAAATTAAAATACAACTTTGCATTTCGTTTCGGGTGGAATGAAAGTGACGTAATAGGTCAAGGGCAATATCCATTTTATGTTGTCTCTGCATTTGTAGACAAACGTATTAATTACGAAAGCACATTTCAAGCAGGAGTTGATGTGTTTTTTGCACATTTTTTAAAAGAATTAATTTACTATCAGTCCATCGCGTTTCCAGAGTATAATTTATCTGGTGATGAAGATTATAAGCGAGTTGGGTTGTTTATAGGGCACGAACTTCGGTTTAATAAAGTAGCGTTTGTGTCACAATTAGGGTATTATGTGTATTATCCTTTTGATTTTGAAAATAGAGTTTACAATCGCTTAGGTTTAAAACGTTATT
- a CDS encoding phosphoadenosine phosphosulfate reductase family protein yields MSTVSSNNIHLFNKSLRYEQPADIIKFALQLAKNPWLTTSFGPYSAALLYAVTKQDKNMPVVWCDTGFNTQATYTHANDLIGGLQLNIEIFTPEYTTAFIKNTLGEPTIDNPKHESFSELVKLKPFKKALRKYKPDVWFTNLRKRQTDYRDSIDILSFTEDGVLKVCPFYHFDDSQMLDYLKNHNLPVEFDYYDPVKALENRECGIHLPG; encoded by the coding sequence ATGAGTACTGTATCTTCAAATAATATCCATCTTTTTAATAAAAGTTTACGCTACGAGCAACCAGCAGATATCATAAAGTTTGCTTTACAACTTGCTAAAAATCCTTGGCTTACAACTAGTTTTGGGCCGTATTCTGCAGCATTATTATATGCCGTGACAAAGCAAGATAAGAACATGCCTGTTGTTTGGTGTGACACAGGGTTTAACACTCAAGCTACGTATACTCATGCAAATGATTTGATAGGTGGATTGCAGTTAAATATTGAAATATTTACTCCAGAGTATACCACAGCTTTTATAAAAAATACCTTAGGTGAACCTACAATTGATAATCCAAAGCACGAATCTTTTTCAGAACTTGTCAAGTTAAAACCTTTTAAAAAAGCGTTACGTAAATACAAACCAGATGTGTGGTTTACAAACCTCAGAAAAAGACAAACAGACTATAGAGACTCGATTGATATATTGAGTTTTACTGAAGATGGAGTTTTAAAAGTTTGCCCTTTTTATCATTTTGATGATTCTCAAATGTTAGATTATTTAAAAAATCATAACTTACCAGTTGAGTTTGATTATTATGACCCTGTAAAAGCCCTTGAAAATCGTGAATGCGGAATCCATTTACCAGGGTAG
- a CDS encoding acyloxyacyl hydrolase encodes MKLKLSIIVLLAPFFVLSQEEPATDYFIDANYFYGTIVRHNKDIAHLVTNHPQGFILGYNKKTFGSKRWHREYNFPDWGFSMLHQNPGNDILGENYGLYGHLNFYFFRRNVMFRIAQGIAYTTNPFDLETNFKNNAYGTQLLSSTYLLLNYNKENLFKNIGLNAGIALIHYSNGNFKAPNSSTNSFTFNIGLQYEFESETAEYITDVVDKTITEPIHFNVVLRSGINESDYVGLGQHPFLVVSTFLDKRVSYKSKFQVGADVFFSEFLEKEIEYLVASGLDRSLSGDEDYKRVGIFLGHELTLNKLAVVSQFGYYAYYPYDFEGRTYIRAGLKYYITNKIFGVSTLKSHGAKVEGVEFGIGLRI; translated from the coding sequence ATGAAACTAAAACTGTCCATTATTGTTCTTTTAGCACCTTTTTTTGTGCTTTCACAAGAAGAGCCAGCAACAGATTATTTTATTGATGCAAATTACTTTTACGGCACAATTGTACGCCACAATAAAGATATTGCTCATTTGGTAACCAATCATCCACAGGGATTTATTTTGGGATACAATAAAAAAACCTTTGGCTCAAAGCGATGGCACAGAGAATATAATTTTCCAGATTGGGGTTTTTCTATGTTGCATCAAAACCCTGGTAATGATATTTTAGGTGAAAATTACGGTTTATATGGTCATTTAAATTTCTATTTTTTTAGGCGAAATGTCATGTTTAGAATTGCACAAGGAATCGCCTATACTACCAATCCGTTTGATTTAGAGACAAATTTTAAAAACAATGCTTACGGAACCCAACTGCTTAGTTCAACCTATCTTTTGCTTAATTACAACAAAGAAAATTTGTTCAAAAATATTGGGCTAAATGCCGGAATAGCTCTCATTCATTATTCCAACGGAAACTTTAAAGCACCCAATTCTAGTACCAATTCATTTACATTTAATATAGGTTTACAATATGAATTTGAATCTGAAACTGCTGAATACATCACAGATGTCGTTGATAAAACTATAACCGAACCTATTCACTTTAATGTGGTTTTACGTAGCGGAATTAACGAAAGTGATTATGTAGGGTTAGGACAACATCCTTTTTTAGTGGTATCCACATTTTTGGACAAGCGAGTGAGTTACAAAAGTAAATTTCAAGTAGGAGCAGACGTTTTCTTTTCTGAATTTTTAGAAAAAGAAATAGAATATTTAGTAGCATCAGGTCTTGATCGTTCTCTTAGTGGTGATGAAGATTATAAACGAGTAGGCATATTTCTTGGTCACGAACTTACTTTGAATAAGCTGGCAGTGGTTTCACAATTTGGGTATTATGCCTATTATCCATACGATTTTGAAGGAAGAACCTACATACGCGCCGGATTAAAATATTACATAACCAATAAGATATTTGGTGTGTCAACTTTAAAATCACACGGAGCAAAAGTAGAAGGGGTAGAATTTGGAATAGGGTTAAGAATATAA
- a CDS encoding DUF302 domain-containing protein, translated as MKNLVFLLMAAVLSSCSNDDDSNSVINNPQTPGLAYSVSESDFTTTYNTLRAEIQSISNISIIAEVNHTANAQSINQELRNTRVIFFGNPALGTPLMQENQLAGLDLPQKMLVYEDKNKNVFVSYNGTEYLAARHSGVGGASTLQQIKMALANFAEDATNASVAENSSTGITNKDGIITIVSNNDFNTTYTNLRNAIVDNSNLTRVAELDHQANAQTVDLDLNPTRIILFGNPELGTPLMKKSQTTAIDLPQKMLVWEKEDGTVNISYNDPDFFQERHGINGNEDTLQQIKSALNNLAIDAAN; from the coding sequence ATGAAAAACCTTGTATTTCTATTAATGGCTGCAGTTTTAAGCTCTTGCAGTAATGATGATGATAGTAATTCAGTAATCAACAATCCTCAAACACCAGGATTAGCTTATTCGGTAAGTGAGTCAGATTTTACCACAACGTATAATACACTTCGTGCCGAAATACAATCCATTAGTAACATTTCTATAATTGCTGAAGTAAACCATACTGCAAACGCGCAAAGTATAAATCAAGAACTGCGCAATACACGTGTTATTTTCTTTGGAAATCCTGCATTAGGAACTCCATTAATGCAAGAAAATCAACTAGCCGGCTTAGACTTACCACAAAAAATGCTAGTGTATGAAGACAAAAATAAGAACGTGTTTGTTTCATATAACGGCACCGAATATTTGGCTGCGAGACACTCAGGAGTGGGAGGGGCCTCAACATTGCAACAAATAAAAATGGCACTTGCTAATTTTGCCGAAGACGCAACAAACGCTTCTGTTGCCGAAAACTCTAGCACAGGAATTACGAATAAAGACGGCATCATTACAATTGTGAGTAATAATGATTTTAATACTACGTACACAAACTTACGAAATGCAATTGTAGACAATTCAAATTTAACACGAGTTGCAGAACTAGATCATCAAGCAAATGCACAAACTGTAGATCTAGACTTAAATCCTACTCGCATAATACTTTTTGGCAACCCCGAACTAGGGACTCCTTTAATGAAGAAGTCTCAAACTACAGCAATTGATTTACCACAAAAAATGCTAGTTTGGGAAAAAGAAGATGGTACCGTAAACATCTCATATAACGATCCGGATTTTTTCCAAGAGAGACACGGAATTAACGGAAATGAAGATACCCTACAGCAAATTAAAAGTGCTTTAAATAATTTGGCAATTGATGCAGCTAATTAA
- a CDS encoding response regulator transcription factor, with protein MKIKVSIVDDNSFLINAVIEKLSFFDNVEVKHTSLNGSELLTRLEENHNIDLILMDIEMPVLNGIETTQMVKQKYPQIKIIMLTAFDNDEHIFNAIKAGADGYLLKEINPEELYKGIQETLSGGAAMNPSIALKTLKLLRNPIDIDNLQDKEEISLSKREIEVLEQLSKGLSYTAIADNLFLSPSTVRKHIENSYKKLQVHSKIEAVQKAKRHNII; from the coding sequence ATGAAAATAAAAGTTTCTATTGTTGATGATAATTCGTTTTTAATTAATGCTGTTATTGAAAAGCTTTCTTTTTTTGATAACGTAGAAGTTAAACACACCTCACTTAACGGAAGTGAATTGCTCACTCGGCTCGAAGAAAACCATAATATAGATTTAATATTAATGGATATTGAAATGCCTGTTTTAAACGGTATAGAAACCACTCAAATGGTTAAACAAAAATATCCACAGATTAAAATTATTATGCTTACAGCTTTTGATAATGATGAGCATATTTTTAATGCCATTAAAGCTGGAGCAGATGGTTATTTATTAAAAGAAATAAACCCTGAAGAACTTTACAAAGGCATTCAGGAAACTCTAAGCGGAGGAGCAGCTATGAATCCTTCTATAGCATTAAAAACCTTAAAACTACTTCGCAATCCTATAGATATTGACAACCTTCAAGATAAAGAAGAAATTTCACTATCAAAACGAGAAATTGAAGTGCTAGAACAATTGAGTAAAGGACTAAGTTACACTGCTATTGCAGATAATCTTTTTTTGTCTCCTAGCACGGTGCGTAAACACATAGAGAATAGCTATAAAAAGCTTCAAGTTCATAGCAAGATAGAAGCTGTTCAAAAAGCCAAGCGACACAATATCATTTAA
- a CDS encoding pyridoxal-phosphate dependent enzyme: MVPSKEAVVSSYNRVKPHVHQTPVLTSSLLDEMAQAKLYFKCENFQKMGAFKMRGAINAIQQLSEIQKKNGVVTHSSGNFAQALSLAAKNLGVKAYIVMPSNAPQVKKDAVKQYGGIITESQPTLAAREEEANRIQTEKGATFIHPSNDLNVILGQGTAAFELLKKHTDLDYILTPVGGGGLLAGTALASHYLSNHCKTIGSEPFEVDDAWRSLQSGTIETNKTTHTIADGLRTNLGDQNFPIIKKLVSDIIRVDELEIKQAMQLIWERMKIVVEPSSAVPLAAVLKRKAFFNSKKVGIIISGGNVDLKNLPF, encoded by the coding sequence ATGGTTCCTTCAAAAGAAGCTGTTGTTTCATCATACAATCGAGTAAAACCTCATGTGCATCAAACTCCCGTGCTTACGTCATCCTTACTAGACGAAATGGCACAGGCAAAGCTTTACTTTAAGTGTGAAAATTTTCAGAAAATGGGAGCTTTTAAAATGCGCGGAGCCATTAACGCCATTCAACAATTATCTGAAATTCAAAAAAAGAACGGAGTGGTAACACATTCCTCCGGGAATTTTGCTCAAGCTCTTTCACTAGCTGCAAAAAACTTAGGTGTAAAAGCCTACATCGTGATGCCTTCAAACGCTCCTCAAGTAAAAAAAGATGCTGTAAAACAATATGGTGGTATCATTACCGAATCACAACCAACGCTAGCCGCTCGTGAAGAAGAAGCAAATCGCATTCAAACAGAAAAAGGAGCTACTTTTATTCATCCGTCAAATGATTTGAATGTAATTTTAGGACAAGGCACTGCAGCTTTTGAATTATTAAAAAAGCATACAGATCTAGATTATATCTTAACTCCGGTAGGCGGTGGTGGTTTACTTGCTGGTACTGCATTGGCAAGTCACTATTTAAGTAATCATTGCAAAACCATAGGAAGCGAACCATTTGAGGTGGATGATGCTTGGCGGTCTCTGCAAAGCGGAACAATTGAAACCAATAAAACAACACATACAATCGCAGATGGTTTACGAACCAATCTAGGAGATCAAAACTTTCCAATCATTAAAAAATTGGTTTCTGACATAATACGTGTTGATGAACTAGAAATTAAACAAGCTATGCAACTCATTTGGGAACGAATGAAGATAGTTGTAGAGCCTTCTTCGGCAGTACCTTTGGCAGCTGTGCTTAAAAGAAAAGCGTTTTTTAATTCAAAAAAAGTAGGAATTATAATTTCTGGCGGAAATGTAGATTTAAAAAACTTACCCTTTTAA
- a CDS encoding head GIN domain-containing protein — translation MKKFLYIFGLFLIIVSCNSENAPDCFQTVGDRVVEEFVVDSFSKIRIENDVALQLKQGAIQQVIIKTGKNLLPDISVAIESETLVVKNNNKCNLVRDYDNVQVIVTTPNITEIRNASSRDVKSVGNLQFSSLALISNSTGGVVNARKSGDFYLNITCDEFSVSANGQSVFYISGSSENASLVFSDEFPRFEGEGFKIDTLNIRQRSANKMIVHPIDEIRGVIQGTGDVISVNRPPIVEVEELFTGRLIFRD, via the coding sequence ATGAAAAAGTTTTTATACATATTCGGTTTGTTTTTGATAATAGTCTCGTGCAATTCAGAAAATGCTCCAGATTGCTTTCAAACGGTTGGTGATCGTGTTGTTGAGGAGTTTGTAGTTGATAGTTTCAGTAAAATACGAATTGAAAACGATGTTGCATTACAGTTAAAACAAGGCGCTATTCAACAAGTAATTATTAAAACCGGAAAAAACCTTCTTCCCGATATTTCCGTAGCTATAGAAAGCGAAACCTTGGTGGTTAAAAATAATAATAAATGTAATTTGGTACGTGATTATGATAATGTTCAAGTGATAGTCACTACTCCCAATATCACCGAAATAAGAAATGCATCATCAAGAGATGTGAAAAGCGTTGGAAATTTACAGTTTTCATCTCTTGCATTAATAAGCAATAGTACTGGAGGCGTTGTAAACGCTCGCAAAAGTGGTGATTTTTATTTAAATATTACCTGTGATGAGTTTTCGGTTTCGGCAAACGGGCAAAGTGTTTTTTACATTTCAGGAAGTTCAGAAAATGCTTCTTTAGTTTTTAGTGATGAGTTCCCGAGGTTTGAGGGAGAAGGTTTTAAAATTGACACATTAAACATTAGACAACGAAGTGCAAACAAAATGATCGTGCATCCTATTGATGAAATAAGAGGTGTAATTCAAGGAACAGGAGATGTGATTTCAGTAAATCGTCCACCTATTGTTGAGGTAGAAGAATTGTTTACGGGTAGGTTAATATTTAGGGATTAA
- a CDS encoding Rrf2 family transcriptional regulator produces the protein MLSRKTKYGLKALTFLAKREEDDPVQISVIADSENISQKFLESILLNLRKAGFLGSKKGKGGGYYLLKEAHEIRVAEIYRILEGPIAMVPCVSLNFYEKCEDCPDESVCSVHKLMIQVRDNTLNILENTTLEDIIIKS, from the coding sequence ATGTTATCAAGAAAAACCAAATATGGACTAAAAGCACTTACTTTTCTTGCCAAAAGGGAGGAAGATGATCCTGTACAAATTTCAGTCATTGCAGATTCAGAGAATATTTCTCAGAAGTTTTTGGAAAGTATCTTGCTTAATTTAAGAAAAGCTGGTTTTTTAGGTTCCAAAAAAGGTAAAGGCGGTGGTTATTATCTATTAAAGGAAGCACACGAAATACGAGTAGCTGAAATATATAGAATTTTAGAAGGACCTATCGCAATGGTCCCTTGTGTAAGTCTTAACTTTTATGAAAAATGCGAAGACTGCCCTGATGAATCTGTATGTTCGGTTCATAAACTTATGATTCAAGTGCGTGATAATACACTTAACATACTAGAAAACACAACACTAGAGGATATCATAATTAAAAGCTAA
- a CDS encoding amidase family protein — translation MKPTTTLLFYITVIFSFFITNSNAQNDNTTLWTSYDETQEIKTQQEHANPRMRFKLIQSKFLDKNEVFQKLASDVSKFSEKRYNQLKPLVLEKDIPSIQKAISEGKLTYEELTLFYLSRIFNYELDKDKTLHTIIALNPNILEQAKEKDKNKSLRDHLIYGMPILLKDNINTANLKTTAGAKVLEDNQPSTDAFIVSQLKKRGASILGKVNLSEWAYYFCQGCPLGYSAVGGQTLNPYGRKQFETGGSSSGSGTATAANYAVAAVGTETAGSIISPSAQNSLVGLKPTVGVLSRTGIIPISHTLDTPGPMTKNIIDNAILLDAMTGKDETDIKSVSTSEKYIEAVKNTSIKGKRLGVIKSLLSDSIYAATVSKLKNNGAEIIEYTPQETPLNGFLNLLNLEMKQDLPAYLKVHASKNISVSNLNEVMAFNKKDSLQYMPYNQGIFDAIIADTTSQKNFEKIKAALKQSGNSFFQKPIKEYQLDAILSINNYHSAHAAVAIHPCLTIPMGYKKNGEPIGITLIASPFSEIHLYKMGSAIESVLNSRKLPTDYTD, via the coding sequence ATGAAACCAACTACTACGCTTCTGTTTTATATTACAGTTATTTTTAGCTTTTTTATTACAAATAGTAATGCTCAAAATGATAATACTACACTTTGGACAAGCTATGATGAAACTCAAGAAATAAAAACGCAACAAGAACACGCAAATCCACGAATGCGATTTAAATTGATACAGTCTAAATTTTTAGACAAAAATGAAGTATTTCAAAAACTAGCTTCAGACGTATCAAAGTTTTCTGAAAAAAGATACAATCAATTAAAACCTCTTGTACTTGAGAAAGATATACCTAGCATTCAGAAAGCAATTTCAGAAGGCAAATTAACTTATGAAGAACTCACTCTTTTCTATCTAAGTCGCATTTTTAACTATGAACTTGACAAAGACAAAACGTTACATACTATTATAGCGCTTAATCCAAATATTCTAGAACAAGCCAAAGAAAAAGATAAAAACAAATCTTTACGCGATCATTTAATCTACGGCATGCCAATATTGCTAAAAGACAATATTAATACCGCCAACCTAAAAACCACTGCCGGGGCCAAAGTACTTGAAGACAACCAGCCTTCTACAGATGCATTTATTGTTTCACAACTCAAGAAGAGAGGTGCTTCAATTTTAGGGAAAGTAAACTTAAGTGAATGGGCGTATTATTTTTGTCAAGGTTGTCCCTTAGGATATAGTGCAGTTGGCGGCCAAACTTTAAATCCCTACGGAAGAAAACAATTTGAAACCGGTGGTAGCAGCTCTGGAAGTGGTACGGCTACTGCAGCAAACTATGCAGTTGCAGCAGTTGGAACTGAAACTGCAGGTTCAATTATTTCTCCTTCGGCACAAAACTCACTGGTCGGGTTAAAACCAACGGTTGGAGTATTGAGCAGAACCGGTATTATTCCTATTTCGCATACATTGGACACACCAGGTCCAATGACAAAAAACATTATTGACAATGCTATTTTACTAGATGCAATGACCGGTAAAGATGAAACAGATATAAAAAGCGTTAGTACTTCAGAAAAGTATATTGAAGCCGTAAAAAACACTTCAATAAAAGGAAAACGATTGGGAGTTATAAAAAGTTTGCTTTCAGATTCAATATATGCCGCAACAGTGTCTAAATTAAAAAATAACGGTGCTGAAATTATTGAATACACGCCTCAAGAAACTCCTTTAAATGGTTTTTTAAACTTACTAAACCTCGAAATGAAACAGGATTTACCAGCGTATTTGAAAGTTCACGCTTCAAAAAATATATCAGTTTCAAACCTTAATGAAGTTATGGCTTTTAACAAGAAGGACAGTTTGCAGTACATGCCTTATAATCAAGGTATTTTTGATGCTATTATAGCAGATACTACTTCTCAAAAAAACTTTGAAAAAATAAAAGCAGCTTTAAAGCAAAGTGGAAATTCTTTTTTTCAGAAACCGATAAAAGAGTATCAACTAGACGCTATTTTATCCATAAACAATTATCATAGTGCACATGCTGCAGTTGCAATTCATCCTTGTTTAACAATCCCTATGGGGTATAAAAAAAATGGAGAACCTATAGGGATAACCCTTATTGCCTCTCCATTTTCTGAAATACATTTATATAAAATGGGCAGTGCTATTGAAAGTGTTTTAAATAGCAGAAAACTACCAACTGACTATACCGATTAA
- the metK gene encoding methionine adenosyltransferase, with amino-acid sequence MAYLFTSESVSEGHPDKVADQISDALLDHFLAFDPDSKVACETLVTTGQVVLAGEVKSDTYLDVQHIARDVINKIGYTKGAYQFSGDSCGVISLIHEQSQDINQGVDRDNKEEQGAGDQGMMFGYATNETEHYMPLALEISHTILIELAKLRRDGTEIPYLRPDSKSQVTIEYSDDNVPQKIVSIVLSTQHDDFDEDEKMLSKIKKDIKEILMPKVQAKLPEYVQKLFNNDITYHINPTGKFVIGGPHGDTGLTGRKIIVDTYGGKGAHGGGAFSGKDPSKVDRSAAYAARHIAKNLVAAEVADEVLVQVSYAIGVVEPTSILVNTHGTSKIDLTDGEIAKKVAEIFDMRPAAIEKRLKLRNPIYVETAAYGHMGRIPETVTKIFESPYKGTITKEVELFTWEKLDYVDKVKQAFNI; translated from the coding sequence ATGGCATATTTATTTACTTCAGAAAGTGTTTCTGAAGGACACCCCGATAAAGTTGCAGACCAAATAAGCGATGCATTATTAGATCATTTTTTAGCATTTGACCCAGATTCTAAAGTGGCTTGTGAGACACTAGTAACAACAGGTCAAGTAGTTCTTGCAGGAGAAGTTAAAAGCGACACCTACCTTGACGTACAACACATTGCAAGAGATGTTATAAACAAAATTGGTTACACAAAAGGAGCCTATCAATTTAGCGGGGATTCTTGCGGTGTCATATCTTTAATTCACGAACAATCACAAGATATTAATCAAGGTGTAGATCGTGACAATAAAGAAGAGCAAGGTGCCGGTGACCAAGGGATGATGTTTGGTTATGCTACAAATGAAACTGAGCATTATATGCCCTTAGCACTTGAAATTTCACATACCATCTTGATTGAATTGGCAAAATTACGCCGTGATGGAACCGAAATTCCATATTTACGTCCTGATTCAAAAAGCCAAGTAACAATTGAGTATAGTGATGACAATGTTCCGCAAAAAATAGTCTCTATCGTGTTATCAACTCAGCATGATGATTTTGATGAAGATGAAAAAATGCTGAGCAAAATTAAAAAAGACATTAAGGAAATTTTGATGCCAAAGGTACAAGCAAAACTACCTGAGTATGTTCAAAAATTATTTAATAACGATATTACATACCACATTAACCCAACTGGAAAGTTTGTAATTGGGGGTCCTCACGGTGATACGGGATTGACAGGAAGAAAAATTATAGTTGATACTTACGGCGGAAAAGGAGCTCACGGCGGTGGTGCTTTTAGCGGTAAAGATCCTAGTAAAGTAGATAGAAGTGCCGCATATGCAGCGCGACATATTGCAAAAAACTTGGTAGCTGCCGAAGTTGCAGACGAGGTTTTAGTTCAAGTAAGTTATGCCATTGGTGTAGTAGAACCCACATCAATTTTGGTCAACACCCACGGAACTTCAAAAATAGATTTAACAGATGGCGAAATAGCCAAAAAAGTAGCTGAAATTTTTGATATGCGTCCAGCAGCTATTGAAAAGAGGTTAAAACTACGCAATCCTATTTATGTAGAAACAGCTGCTTATGGTCACATGGGACGTATTCCTGAAACAGTGACAAAGATTTTTGAAAGCCCATATAAAGGAACAATTACAAAAGAAGTAGAGCTTTTTACTTGGGAAAAATTAGACTATGTAGATAAAGTAAAACAAGCATTTAATATTTAA
- a CDS encoding OsmC family protein yields the protein MKVTLNRIDDKYHFEAKGASGVPVHIDNKTSDVVKGSSPMELLLMGVGGCSAIDIIMILKKQKQEIESYEIEVEGDRKETKSAKPFKAIHTTIYLKGNIDEEKAKRAAALSFEKYCSVSITLEGNVDITYSVVLNNKKIV from the coding sequence ATGAAAGTTACTTTAAATAGAATAGATGACAAGTATCATTTTGAAGCCAAAGGCGCCTCAGGTGTTCCGGTTCATATCGATAATAAAACAAGCGATGTAGTAAAAGGCTCTAGCCCGATGGAATTACTATTAATGGGAGTAGGAGGCTGCAGTGCCATTGATATTATTATGATTCTTAAAAAACAAAAACAAGAGATAGAATCATATGAAATAGAAGTTGAAGGTGACCGCAAAGAAACAAAAAGCGCAAAGCCTTTTAAAGCCATACATACTACAATCTATTTAAAAGGAAATATTGATGAAGAAAAAGCAAAACGAGCGGCGGCTTTAAGTTTTGAAAAATATTGTTCTGTTTCAATTACTCTTGAAGGTAATGTTGATATTACGTATAGTGTAGTGTTAAACAATAAAAAGATTGTATAA